From the genome of Amycolatopsis sp. NBC_01488, one region includes:
- a CDS encoding GNAT family N-acetyltransferase, translated as MPVRDAVFEDIEEICALIEEHAVYEDNHDLKLDRAEMSGHLFGPDPKAWVLIATPPGEPGTVAGFAFCSWNFSTWEARPGIWLDDLFVRPAHRRYGLGSELLDALRSRTTGRVEWDMQEGNEKGEAFYAQLGAEPVPGWIRYRWRP; from the coding sequence GAAGAAATCTGCGCGCTCATCGAAGAGCACGCCGTCTACGAGGACAACCACGACCTCAAGCTCGACCGCGCCGAGATGAGCGGTCACCTCTTCGGGCCCGATCCGAAGGCGTGGGTGCTGATCGCGACCCCGCCCGGCGAGCCCGGGACCGTCGCCGGCTTCGCCTTCTGCAGCTGGAACTTCTCGACGTGGGAGGCCCGGCCGGGGATCTGGCTGGACGACCTGTTCGTCCGTCCCGCCCACCGCCGCTACGGGCTCGGCAGCGAGCTGCTCGACGCGCTGCGCAGCCGCACCACCGGGCGCGTCGAGTGGGACATGCAGGAGGGCAACGAAAAAGGCGAGGCGTTCTACGCCCAGCTCGGCGCGGAACCCGTCCCCGGCTGGATCCGCTACCGCTGGCGGCCGTGA
- a CDS encoding metal-dependent transcriptional regulator, whose translation MGDGSVRRSSSVEDYVRVIYGLVERGEAVTNTSLAGRLEVSPSSASGMVTKLSQLGLVTHVPYRGIELTADGRLLARSVLRRHRLIETYLVSELGYTWDEVHAEADALEHAVSDRLIERIAAKLGNPVRDPHGDPIPAADGSVEELSVRILDDLEPGAVGEIVRVWDTDPELLRYLTEHAINLGERIEVVERQPFGGPMVVKVGSPPDAATHAIGKEIAQALSVTLR comes from the coding sequence ATGGGAGATGGTTCGGTCCGGAGGTCCTCGTCGGTCGAGGACTACGTCCGGGTGATCTACGGCCTGGTCGAACGCGGTGAGGCGGTCACGAACACCTCGCTCGCCGGCCGGCTGGAGGTCAGCCCGTCCTCGGCGTCGGGGATGGTCACGAAGCTGTCCCAGCTCGGGCTGGTCACCCACGTGCCGTACCGCGGGATCGAGCTGACCGCCGACGGCCGGCTCCTGGCGCGCTCGGTGCTGCGGCGCCACCGGCTGATCGAGACGTACCTGGTGTCCGAGCTCGGCTACACGTGGGACGAGGTCCACGCGGAGGCGGACGCGCTGGAGCACGCGGTGTCCGACCGGCTGATCGAGCGCATCGCGGCCAAGCTGGGCAACCCGGTCCGCGACCCCCACGGCGACCCGATCCCGGCCGCCGACGGCAGCGTCGAGGAGCTGTCGGTCCGCATCCTGGACGACCTCGAGCCGGGCGCGGTGGGCGAGATCGTCCGGGTGTGGGACACGGACCCGGAGCTGCTGCGGTACCTGACGGAACACGCGATCAACCTGGGCGAACGCATCGAGGTCGTCGAGCGCCAGCCGTTCGGGGGACCGATGGTGGTGAAGGTGGGCTCGCCACCGGACGCCGCTACGCACGCCATCGGCAAGGAGATCGCGCAGGCCCTGTCGGTCACCCTGCGCTGA
- a CDS encoding LLM class flavin-dependent oxidoreductase: protein MKPFRFGIVAGFAPDLTTWTAQAERVEKLGFDTLLATDPVGTADPFVLLGAAAAVTMDLTVGTFVLADPFRDAKALDWQVQTLHQQTRGRFELGLGVGRPGAEEHTEHLGREFGAPGERITRMAETIAHFKRSIDRPRLLLAGGGPKMLALAAQEADSLTFTWAPKTTEAEAESIVDRFRKLADERLPDIELGLNLMAVGDEPSPGIARWAGVDVPELAAAQAVTVLPADPGQAAERLLGWRERWGISYVTINSGYAEPFAEIAAEVRLAGG from the coding sequence ATGAAACCCTTTCGCTTCGGTATCGTCGCCGGTTTCGCGCCCGATCTCACCACCTGGACCGCTCAGGCCGAGCGCGTCGAGAAGCTCGGCTTCGACACCCTGCTCGCCACCGATCCCGTCGGCACCGCCGATCCCTTCGTCCTGCTCGGGGCCGCCGCCGCGGTCACCATGGATCTCACCGTCGGCACGTTCGTCCTCGCCGATCCCTTCCGGGACGCGAAAGCCCTCGACTGGCAGGTCCAGACCCTGCACCAGCAGACCAGGGGCCGCTTCGAGCTCGGGCTCGGCGTCGGGCGGCCCGGCGCCGAGGAGCACACCGAACACCTCGGCCGGGAGTTCGGCGCACCGGGTGAGCGCATCACACGGATGGCCGAGACGATCGCGCACTTCAAACGATCGATCGACCGTCCACGGCTGCTCCTCGCCGGCGGGGGACCGAAAATGCTGGCGCTCGCCGCGCAAGAAGCGGACAGCCTCACCTTCACGTGGGCGCCCAAGACCACCGAAGCGGAGGCGGAGTCCATTGTGGATCGATTCCGTAAGCTGGCTGACGAACGGCTGCCGGACATCGAGCTCGGGCTGAACCTGATGGCCGTCGGGGACGAACCGTCGCCGGGGATCGCGCGGTGGGCCGGGGTCGACGTTCCCGAACTCGCTGCTGCCCAAGCCGTCACCGTGCTGCCCGCTGATCCAGGTCAAGCGGCGGAAAGGCTTCTCGGGTGGCGGGAGCGGTGGGGGATTTCCTACGTCACGATCAACTCGGGCTACGCGGAACCGTTCGCCGAGATCGCCGCGGAGGTGCGGCTCGCAGGTGGGTGA
- a CDS encoding transcriptional regulator: MTGQRTRTIDRGEQAELSQLLSAGPFDVALRAAIRARGLGLDRIRYRLRGRGTTVSLATLSHWQSGRCRPERPESLEALRNLEDILNVPDGSLSKLLGPPRGRTRFHVQSPPLN; the protein is encoded by the coding sequence ATGACCGGTCAGCGAACTCGCACCATCGACCGGGGGGAACAGGCGGAGCTGAGCCAGCTGCTGTCCGCCGGGCCGTTCGACGTGGCCCTGCGGGCGGCGATCCGGGCCCGCGGGCTCGGGCTCGATCGGATCCGCTATCGCTTACGCGGCAGGGGAACCACGGTCAGCCTGGCCACCCTCAGCCACTGGCAGTCCGGGCGGTGCCGGCCCGAGCGGCCGGAATCGTTGGAGGCGTTGCGGAATCTCGAGGACATCCTGAACGTGCCGGACGGCTCGCTCAGCAAGCTCCTCGGCCCGCCTCGCGGCAGAACGCGTTTCCACGTGCAGTCGCCGCCGCTCAATTGA
- a CDS encoding zinc-binding dehydrogenase, translating into MRAVVMEEFRVPPVVRDVPEPVAPPGGAVIEVDATGVCRSDWHTWQGHDTAVTLPHVAGHELAGRIVALGTGVRGWALGARVTVPFVCACGSCPQCARGDQQICDREFQPGATHWGSFAERVAIEHAEPNLVALPDSLGAAEAAALGCRFGTAFRAVLRQGRVTAGQWVSVYGCGGVGISAVLLAVAAGAKVVAVDVSPSALALAAKLGATLTVDSSAFDGPEAVAAHVRELTGGGTHVSLDCLGAPSTCAASVGSLRKRGRHVQAGLMPPAQGIAPIPMHRVVGGELELVGVHGLQAHEYPELLRVVETAGIDLAALIGRRIGLDDVPAALAAMNDPVPTRAGVTVVTFRD; encoded by the coding sequence ATGCGAGCTGTGGTGATGGAGGAGTTCCGCGTCCCGCCCGTCGTGCGGGACGTGCCGGAGCCGGTGGCGCCGCCGGGTGGCGCGGTGATCGAGGTCGACGCCACCGGCGTCTGCCGCAGCGACTGGCACACGTGGCAGGGCCACGACACCGCGGTGACGCTGCCGCACGTCGCCGGGCACGAGCTGGCCGGCCGGATCGTCGCGCTCGGCACGGGCGTGCGCGGGTGGGCGCTCGGCGCGCGCGTCACCGTGCCGTTCGTGTGCGCCTGCGGCTCGTGCCCCCAGTGCGCCCGCGGCGACCAGCAGATCTGCGACCGCGAGTTCCAGCCCGGTGCCACCCACTGGGGGTCCTTCGCCGAGCGCGTCGCCATTGAACACGCGGAGCCGAACCTCGTCGCGCTGCCGGACTCGCTCGGCGCCGCCGAAGCCGCCGCGCTCGGCTGCCGCTTCGGGACGGCGTTCCGCGCGGTGCTGCGGCAGGGCCGGGTCACCGCGGGGCAGTGGGTCTCCGTCTACGGCTGCGGTGGCGTCGGGATCTCCGCGGTGCTGCTGGCCGTCGCGGCGGGCGCGAAGGTCGTCGCCGTCGACGTCTCGCCGTCGGCGCTGGCGTTGGCGGCGAAGTTGGGGGCCACCCTGACCGTCGACTCCTCGGCCTTCGACGGCCCGGAAGCGGTCGCTGCGCACGTGCGCGAGCTGACCGGCGGCGGCACGCACGTCTCGCTCGACTGCCTCGGCGCGCCGTCGACCTGCGCGGCGTCGGTGGGCAGCCTCCGCAAGCGCGGCCGGCACGTCCAGGCGGGGCTGATGCCGCCCGCGCAGGGGATCGCGCCGATCCCGATGCACCGGGTCGTCGGCGGCGAGCTGGAGCTGGTCGGCGTCCACGGCCTCCAGGCCCACGAGTATCCGGAGCTGCTGCGCGTCGTCGAGACGGCGGGGATCGACCTCGCCGCGCTGATCGGGCGCCGCATCGGCCTCGACGACGTCCCGGCCGCACTGGCCGCGATGAACGACCCCGTGCCCACTCGGGCGGGCGTCACCGTCGTGACGTTTCGTGACTGA
- a CDS encoding alpha-ketoglutarate-dependent dioxygenase AlkB family protein produces the protein MDALLPRPRAELAPGAVHMPDWLGFDEQRELVAACRGFVGYRHTRLPNGGVMSVKSVCLGWHWYPYGYSRTTGEGTPVLPFPDWLGDLGRRALADAYGEAEAYEPDIALVNFYDATAKMGLHQDKDERSLAPVVSFSLGDACVFRFGNTETRGRPYTDVELRSGDVFVFGGTSRLAYHGVPKTVPGTADPALGLTGRLNITLRVSGL, from the coding sequence ATGGACGCCCTCCTGCCGCGCCCGCGCGCCGAACTCGCGCCCGGTGCCGTGCACATGCCCGACTGGCTCGGCTTCGACGAACAGCGCGAGCTCGTCGCGGCCTGCCGCGGCTTCGTCGGCTACCGCCACACCCGGCTGCCCAACGGCGGCGTGATGTCGGTGAAGTCCGTCTGCCTCGGCTGGCACTGGTACCCGTACGGCTACTCGCGCACGACCGGCGAGGGCACGCCGGTGCTGCCGTTCCCGGACTGGCTCGGCGACCTCGGCCGGCGCGCGCTGGCCGACGCGTACGGCGAGGCCGAGGCGTACGAGCCGGACATCGCACTGGTCAACTTCTACGACGCCACCGCGAAGATGGGCCTGCACCAGGACAAGGACGAGCGCAGCCTGGCGCCGGTGGTGTCCTTCAGCCTCGGCGACGCGTGCGTGTTCCGCTTCGGCAACACCGAGACCCGCGGCCGGCCGTACACCGACGTCGAGCTGCGGTCGGGTGACGTGTTCGTGTTCGGCGGCACGTCCCGGCTCGCCTACCACGGTGTCCCGAAGACGGTGCCGGGCACGGCGGATCCGGCGCTCGGCCTGACCGGCCGGCTGAACATCACCCTGCGGGTCTCCGGGCTCTAG
- a CDS encoding ArsR/SmtB family transcription factor, which produces MVERPERRVLTGADLKAFYKALANPVRRDILTYLGKHGEANSTSVAKALGESTGTTSYHLRRLADLELIAEIEERSTGRERWWRSLMKDIYTPPGLEMTPDEREAAHKLGALKMSHDLGLVTRAYAGYDSADGWNQIYRGGLTLTKEQVASFVEEYQNLLWKYVTEPGHHPPGSRAVAVRLIVVPEEEESTAD; this is translated from the coding sequence ATGGTCGAACGTCCCGAACGACGCGTCCTCACCGGCGCGGATCTCAAGGCCTTCTACAAGGCCCTGGCCAACCCCGTGCGCCGCGACATCCTGACCTACCTGGGCAAACACGGCGAAGCGAACTCGACGAGCGTCGCGAAGGCCCTCGGCGAGAGCACCGGGACGACCAGCTACCACCTCCGCAGGCTCGCCGACCTCGAGCTGATCGCGGAGATCGAGGAGCGCTCGACCGGCCGCGAACGCTGGTGGCGGTCGCTGATGAAGGACATCTACACCCCGCCGGGCCTGGAGATGACGCCGGACGAGCGCGAGGCCGCGCACAAGCTCGGCGCGCTCAAGATGAGCCACGACCTCGGCCTGGTCACGCGGGCGTACGCGGGCTACGACAGCGCCGACGGCTGGAACCAGATCTACCGCGGTGGCCTGACCCTGACGAAGGAGCAGGTCGCGTCGTTCGTCGAGGAGTACCAGAACCTGCTCTGGAAGTACGTCACCGAGCCGGGCCACCACCCGCCGGGCTCGCGCGCGGTCGCCGTCCGGCTGATCGTCGTGCCCGAGGAAGAGGAGTCCACAGCGGACTAG
- a CDS encoding IS481 family transposase, whose translation MDPEFVAAVARVAHGEKINVARFCHEHGVSRDTFYKYVTRFRTEGASGFTRRSTAPHHRPSTLGAAVAEAVLRARKELAEAGLDNGPISIRWRLKDAGVTPVPSRASIHRILCAHGQIVPQPRKKPRTRRRFTYADPNGCWQIDGMEHHLADGTKVCILQILDDHSRLDVGSYAAPGETTADTWTALQHAFAGYGVPVKLLSDNGLAFTGRHRGWMVELERHLAELGVTSIASTPHHPQTCGKNERLHQTLQKWLAARPPAKNLAALQQLLDEYRQEYNNRRHQSLDGQTPQQRYDARPKATPATGPHRPSGVTTRPVSATGVIAFSGCSIVLGRTWAGHAATVYWQGDRVTVMINDTVARQLTLDRSVRYQRLTNQKLSGKS comes from the coding sequence ATGGATCCTGAGTTCGTCGCCGCGGTCGCTCGGGTCGCTCACGGCGAGAAGATCAACGTGGCGCGGTTCTGCCACGAGCACGGCGTGTCCCGGGACACCTTCTACAAGTATGTAACCCGGTTCCGCACGGAGGGAGCCAGCGGGTTCACCCGCCGCAGCACTGCCCCGCACCACCGCCCCAGCACCCTCGGCGCGGCGGTGGCCGAGGCGGTGCTGCGGGCCCGCAAGGAACTGGCCGAGGCAGGCCTCGACAACGGCCCGATCTCCATCCGCTGGCGGCTGAAGGACGCCGGGGTCACCCCGGTCCCGTCGCGGGCCTCGATCCACCGGATCCTGTGCGCCCACGGCCAGATCGTCCCGCAGCCGCGCAAGAAACCCCGGACCCGGCGCCGGTTCACCTACGCCGACCCCAACGGCTGCTGGCAGATCGACGGCATGGAGCACCACCTCGCCGACGGCACCAAGGTCTGCATCCTCCAGATCCTCGACGACCACTCCCGCCTCGACGTCGGCTCCTACGCCGCCCCCGGCGAAACCACCGCCGACACCTGGACCGCGCTACAACACGCCTTCGCCGGCTACGGCGTACCCGTAAAACTCCTGTCCGACAACGGGCTCGCCTTCACCGGCCGCCACCGCGGCTGGATGGTCGAACTGGAACGCCACCTCGCCGAACTCGGGGTCACCAGCATCGCCTCCACCCCGCACCACCCGCAGACCTGCGGCAAAAACGAACGCCTCCACCAGACCTTGCAGAAATGGCTCGCCGCCCGACCACCCGCCAAGAACCTTGCTGCCCTGCAACAGCTTCTCGACGAATACCGACAGGAGTACAACAACCGCCGCCACCAAAGCCTCGACGGCCAGACACCCCAGCAACGCTACGACGCCCGCCCCAAAGCCACCCCCGCCACCGGGCCCCACCGGCCCAGCGGCGTCACCACCCGCCCCGTCTCCGCCACCGGCGTGATCGCCTTCTCCGGCTGCTCCATCGTCCTCGGCCGCACCTGGGCCGGGCACGCCGCCACCGTCTACTGGCAAGGCGACCGCGTCACCGTCATGATCAACGACACGGTCGCCCGCCAACTCACGCTAGACCGCTCGGTACGCTACCAACGCCTCACCAACCAGAAACTGTCCGGAAAGTCCTGA
- a CDS encoding biotin-dependent carboxyltransferase family protein — MKLEVVRPGFTTTVQDLGRPGHAALGVGRSGAADRASFELANRLVGNAPGAAALEVTLGGLVLRASAVTTVAVTGASCPVSPGGLNAPMTLWPGDELVLGTASAGLRCYVAVRGGIDVPPVLGSRSTDTLGKLGPPPLAAGMLLPVGTPGAFPVVDLAPRAALPSEPVLHVTPGPRRDWFASPDQLLSTVYTVSPDSDRVGIRLTGSPLSRVRHDELPSEACVPGSLQVPPSGRPILFHADSPTTGGYPVIAVVEEADLDLAAQLRPGQTLRFRPAS; from the coding sequence GTGAAGCTCGAAGTCGTGCGGCCGGGGTTCACGACGACGGTGCAGGACCTCGGCCGGCCCGGGCACGCGGCGCTCGGCGTCGGCCGCTCCGGTGCCGCGGACCGCGCGTCGTTCGAGCTGGCCAACCGGCTCGTCGGGAACGCTCCGGGCGCCGCGGCCCTGGAGGTCACGCTCGGCGGGCTGGTGCTGCGCGCCTCGGCCGTGACGACGGTGGCGGTGACCGGCGCGTCGTGCCCGGTGTCGCCGGGCGGCCTGAACGCGCCGATGACGTTGTGGCCGGGCGACGAACTCGTGCTGGGCACGGCTTCCGCGGGCTTGCGGTGCTACGTCGCGGTGCGCGGCGGGATCGACGTCCCGCCGGTGCTCGGCTCCCGCTCGACCGACACGCTCGGGAAGCTGGGCCCGCCGCCGCTCGCCGCCGGAATGCTGCTGCCGGTGGGCACTCCCGGGGCGTTCCCGGTCGTCGATTTGGCACCGCGCGCGGCGTTGCCTTCCGAGCCGGTGTTGCACGTGACTCCGGGCCCGCGTCGCGACTGGTTCGCTTCGCCGGACCAGCTGCTGTCCACTGTGTACACGGTCTCGCCGGACTCGGACCGCGTCGGCATCCGGCTCACCGGCTCGCCGCTTTCGCGGGTTCGTCACGACGAGCTGCCGTCCGAGGCGTGCGTCCCGGGATCGCTGCAGGTACCGCCGTCGGGCCGGCCGATCCTGTTCCACGCGGATTCCCCGACGACCGGCGGCTACCCCGTGATCGCGGTCGTCGAGGAAGCCGACCTGGATCTCGCGGCCCAGCTGCGCCCCGGCCAGACCCTCCGCTTCCGTCCCGCGTCGTGA
- a CDS encoding 5-oxoprolinase subunit B family protein: MTVRLLPCGRRAVLVELDDVLGFQAAVRSLDLAGVEELVPAARTLLVRFDPTVTDADRLGSVLREVSPVDSAVSASAEVVIPVVYDGEDLADVAAETGLSVAAVISRHRAGAYVSAFCGFAPGFAYLSGLDPALHVSRRSTPRTRIPAGSVAIAGEYSAVYPSASPGGWRLLGRTAVPVWDVERDPPNLLPPGTRVRFEAVTA; encoded by the coding sequence ATGACCGTCCGGCTGCTGCCGTGCGGGCGGCGCGCGGTGCTGGTGGAGCTGGACGACGTGCTCGGCTTCCAGGCCGCTGTGCGCTCCTTGGACCTGGCGGGCGTCGAGGAGCTGGTCCCGGCGGCCCGGACGCTGCTGGTCCGCTTCGACCCGACGGTGACGGACGCGGACCGCCTGGGTTCGGTGCTGCGCGAAGTGTCCCCTGTGGACAGTGCGGTGTCCGCTTCGGCCGAGGTGGTGATCCCGGTAGTGTACGACGGTGAGGACCTGGCCGACGTCGCGGCCGAGACGGGCTTGTCCGTCGCCGCGGTGATTTCGCGGCACCGCGCGGGTGCGTACGTCTCGGCGTTCTGCGGCTTCGCGCCGGGCTTCGCGTACCTGTCCGGTTTGGACCCGGCGCTGCACGTCTCGCGCCGGTCGACACCCCGGACGCGTATCCCGGCGGGGTCGGTGGCGATCGCCGGCGAGTACAGCGCGGTGTACCCGAGCGCGTCGCCCGGCGGCTGGCGGCTGCTCGGCCGGACGGCCGTGCCGGTGTGGGACGTCGAACGCGACCCGCCGAACCTGCTGCCGCCCGGCACGCGAGTGCGGTTCGAGGCGGTGACGGCGTGA